One genomic segment of Roseovarius carneus includes these proteins:
- a CDS encoding response regulator — protein MDDLAGFAPTLSPTAARPLLGMTILVVEDSLYACDAMRLMCLHSGARIRRADCLRSARRHLQVYRPSAVVIDVGLPDGSGVELIRELANARPRVISILATSGEDTARVAALAAGADGFLPKPVLNLGTFQQAVLATLPEDRRPSGPRVVRDELISPDPMAYRDDMIHVSNLLDASPDKRVVRYLAQFICGVARSAEDAQLAAAATALSEAGSDGSGLDTRLARVAGLVQERLNDRAVM, from the coding sequence ATGGACGATCTTGCCGGATTTGCCCCGACACTCAGCCCCACTGCGGCGCGCCCCCTTTTGGGCATGACGATTCTGGTGGTCGAGGATAGCCTTTATGCGTGCGATGCGATGCGGCTGATGTGCCTTCATAGCGGGGCGCGTATCCGGCGGGCCGATTGTCTGCGCTCCGCGCGGCGTCACCTTCAGGTCTATCGCCCCTCTGCGGTGGTGATTGACGTGGGCCTGCCCGATGGCTCAGGTGTGGAGCTTATCCGCGAATTGGCCAATGCGCGGCCCCGTGTCATCTCCATTCTGGCCACCAGCGGCGAAGATACAGCCCGTGTGGCCGCTCTGGCGGCGGGGGCCGATGGTTTCCTGCCCAAGCCTGTTCTCAATCTCGGGACGTTTCAACAGGCCGTTCTGGCCACCCTGCCCGAGGATCGCCGCCCGTCCGGGCCGCGCGTGGTTCGTGATGAGTTGATCTCGCCCGACCCGATGGCCTACCGCGACGACATGATTCACGTCTCAAACCTGCTCGATGCCTCCCCGGACAAGCGCGTGGTGCGCTATCTCGCGCAATTCATCTGCGGCGTTGCACGCTCAGCCGAAGACGCGCAACTCGCCGCCGCCGCCACCGCACTCAGCGAGGCCGGCAGTGACGGATCAGGGCTCGACACGCGGCTGGCACGGGTTGCGGGCCTCGTGCAGGAGCGGCTGAATGATCGCGCTGTGATGTAG
- a CDS encoding DUF1800 domain-containing protein, producing the protein MFDPERAEKRFGCGLAPGIAGPASAAEIMERLRAPDEAAAAFPIPTFSQVLPRLRGLQLARQARRTTATDTARAETLESYRALRKALRLDATRWGGHVLLRRALTRDGLRERLTAFWADHFTARGDGQLWGLVQLPYVEEAVRPHVTGRFGDMLRAVMTQPLMLSYLDQHRSAGANSPIGQARGRGLNENLAREMLELHTLGADGPYTQADVTELAKLLTGLTFHMERGFEFRPNLAEPGAETVLGISYGGETARLADIYAALDALAAHPATAAHVARKLAVHFISDRPDAALVDALSGVFQSTDGDLAALTEALLTHPAAWQPEARNVKRPVDFIGSALRALDLVPRHIPLTAPRKMDALFTAPMTLMGQPPGQPPGPDGFAEDDLDWITPQRLAARISWAMTAPFQIRRALPRPEEFARAALGIDIPAPVRSAALGAETRAEGIGLILASPAFQRV; encoded by the coding sequence GTGTTTGACCCTGAGCGCGCGGAAAAGCGGTTTGGCTGCGGCTTGGCACCCGGCATTGCGGGGCCAGCAAGCGCGGCCGAGATCATGGAGCGCCTGCGCGCGCCCGACGAGGCGGCAGCGGCCTTTCCCATCCCCACCTTTTCCCAAGTGCTGCCCCGCCTGCGGGGTCTACAACTGGCACGTCAGGCCCGTAGGACCACCGCCACGGACACGGCGCGCGCCGAGACGCTTGAGAGCTACCGGGCGCTCCGCAAAGCGCTCCGCCTTGATGCCACGCGCTGGGGCGGGCATGTGCTTTTGCGCCGCGCACTGACCCGCGACGGATTGCGCGAACGGCTCACCGCCTTCTGGGCCGATCATTTCACCGCGCGCGGCGATGGGCAGCTTTGGGGGCTTGTGCAGCTGCCATACGTGGAGGAGGCCGTGCGCCCCCACGTGACGGGCCGTTTCGGGGACATGCTGCGCGCCGTGATGACCCAGCCGTTGATGCTCAGCTATCTCGATCAGCATCGCTCCGCCGGGGCAAACAGCCCCATCGGGCAGGCGCGTGGGCGCGGGCTGAACGAGAACCTCGCGCGCGAAATGCTGGAGCTGCATACGCTGGGCGCAGATGGTCCGTATACTCAGGCTGATGTGACCGAGCTTGCCAAGCTGCTGACCGGCCTCACCTTTCATATGGAGCGCGGGTTCGAGTTTCGGCCCAATCTGGCAGAGCCGGGGGCAGAGACGGTGCTTGGCATAAGCTATGGCGGTGAAACCGCGCGGCTGGCCGATATCTATGCCGCGCTTGACGCACTTGCCGCACACCCGGCAACGGCTGCGCATGTTGCGCGCAAACTGGCCGTGCATTTTATCTCGGACAGGCCAGATGCGGCGTTGGTGGATGCTTTGAGTGGTGTATTTCAATCGACGGATGGCGATCTGGCCGCGCTGACCGAAGCGCTGCTCACCCACCCGGCCGCGTGGCAGCCCGAGGCACGTAACGTGAAACGCCCGGTCGATTTCATCGGCAGCGCGCTGCGCGCCCTCGATCTGGTGCCGCGCCACATCCCCCTCACTGCCCCGCGCAAGATGGACGCCCTTTTTACCGCACCCATGACGCTTATGGGCCAGCCGCCGGGCCAGCCCCCCGGCCCCGATGGCTTTGCGGAGGACGATCTCGACTGGATCACACCACAGCGTCTGGCCGCGCGGATCAGCTGGGCCATGACAGCGCCCTTCCAGATCCGCCGCGCCCTGCCCCGGCCCGAGGAGTTTGCCCGCGCGGCCCTTGGCATAGATATCCCCGCCCCCGTCCGCTCCGCCGCCTTGGGGGCCGAGACGCGCGCCGAGGGGATCGGCCTTATCCTCGCGTCCCCAGCATTTCAGAGGGTCTGA
- a CDS encoding DUF1501 domain-containing protein — MPKLTRRHMLALGCSAAASPLMTPVTFASTPGENRLVVIILRGAMDGLDAVRPIGDPGLATLRGGMGKDADLDGFFGLHPALSPLLPLWTKGQLSAVHAVSTPYRDRRSHFDGQDLLEAGMGMDALGQTRDGWLNRLLSLMPGAEAETAYAIGRADMLLTRGASPVANWAPDAALTLSPQAKMLLERVLHDDPLFRIAALEAISLSQAGLPEGEEITEGDMMNAMAQSSRRAQRAAAPTEIARFAASRLRGDTRIAAFSLAGFDTHARQDRNLPRALERLTEAVLTLQETLGTVWEKTAIVAVTEFGRTARLNGSGGTDHGTAGAMILAGGALNGGRVITDWPGLSEADLYQRRDLRPTRDLRAHLAWILRPMFDVSEADLTRTVFPGLDMGADPRIIF, encoded by the coding sequence ATGCCCAAACTTACCCGCCGCCACATGCTCGCCCTTGGATGCTCCGCCGCCGCAAGCCCCCTGATGACGCCCGTCACCTTCGCGAGCACACCGGGAGAGAACCGCCTTGTGGTGATCATCCTGCGCGGGGCGATGGACGGCCTTGATGCGGTGCGTCCCATAGGTGATCCCGGCCTTGCCACCTTACGGGGCGGTATGGGAAAAGACGCTGATCTTGATGGCTTTTTCGGCCTGCACCCTGCACTCAGCCCGCTCCTCCCGCTCTGGACCAAGGGCCAATTGAGCGCCGTGCATGCCGTCTCCACCCCCTACCGCGACAGGCGCAGCCATTTCGACGGGCAGGATCTTTTGGAGGCGGGCATGGGGATGGACGCGCTGGGGCAAACCCGCGATGGCTGGCTAAACCGCTTGCTCAGCCTGATGCCCGGCGCCGAGGCCGAGACGGCCTATGCGATTGGCCGCGCAGACATGTTGCTCACGCGCGGCGCGTCCCCGGTGGCCAATTGGGCCCCCGATGCGGCCCTCACGCTCAGCCCGCAGGCCAAGATGTTGCTGGAGCGCGTGCTGCATGACGACCCGCTCTTTCGCATCGCGGCGCTGGAGGCAATTTCGCTGTCCCAAGCGGGTCTGCCCGAAGGCGAGGAGATCACCGAGGGCGATATGATGAACGCGATGGCGCAAAGCAGCCGCCGCGCGCAGCGCGCAGCCGCCCCCACGGAGATCGCCCGTTTCGCGGCCTCCCGGCTTCGCGGCGACACGCGGATCGCGGCCTTCTCGCTAGCCGGGTTTGACACTCATGCGCGACAGGATCGCAACCTGCCCCGCGCGCTGGAGCGGCTGACCGAGGCGGTGCTTACCCTCCAAGAGACCCTCGGCACGGTCTGGGAAAAAACCGCGATTGTCGCGGTGACGGAGTTTGGCCGCACCGCGCGGCTCAACGGCTCGGGCGGGACGGATCACGGCACGGCGGGCGCGATGATCCTTGCAGGTGGTGCGCTGAATGGCGGGCGCGTTATCACCGATTGGCCGGGCCTGAGCGAGGCGGATCTCTACCAACGCCGCGATCTGCGGCCCACGCGAGACCTGCGCGCGCATCTTGCTTGGATACTACGCCCGATGTTTGACGTATCCGAGGCCGATCTCACCCGCACCGTGTTCCCGGGCCTTGATATGGGGGCGGACCCTCGGATTATCTTTTGA